Proteins encoded within one genomic window of Deinococcus grandis:
- a CDS encoding ABC transporter permease subunit: MANGLYWVTLLFVALALGGTALLLRTPFGAILTAIRDNENRTRFLGFNPAAFKIAAFMLGGLLAGVSGALYTLHLGTISPAMIGTAFSIELVVWVALGGRASLIGAAAGLVLGQLAKDRISSAAPDAWLYVMGSLFVLVVLVMPQGVAGLIRNRRRAPAPMPQNPITREVSDAV, encoded by the coding sequence GTGGCGAACGGCCTGTACTGGGTGACGCTGCTGTTCGTGGCGCTCGCGCTGGGCGGCACGGCGCTGCTGCTGCGCACGCCGTTCGGGGCGATTCTGACCGCCATCCGCGACAACGAGAACCGCACGCGCTTCCTGGGTTTCAACCCGGCGGCGTTCAAGATTGCGGCGTTCATGCTGGGCGGCCTGCTCGCCGGCGTGTCCGGCGCGCTGTACACGCTGCACCTGGGCACCATCTCGCCCGCCATGATCGGCACGGCGTTCAGCATCGAACTCGTCGTGTGGGTGGCGCTGGGCGGCCGCGCGAGCCTGATCGGCGCGGCGGCCGGGCTGGTGCTGGGGCAACTCGCGAAAGACCGGATCTCCAGCGCCGCGCCGGACGCGTGGCTGTACGTCATGGGATCGCTGTTCGTGCTGGTCGTGCTGGTCATGCCGCAGGGCGTGGCCGGGCTGATCCGGAACCGCCGCCGCGCGCCCGCCCCCATGCCCCAGAACCCGATCACACGCGAGGTGAGCGATGCCGTCTGA
- a CDS encoding acyl-CoA dehydrogenase family protein, whose amino-acid sequence MFDEFAVHDLLSSEERLIRESVRAFCEAELLPQVADWWDEGSLPVRDVMRRFGGMGLLGPTTPEAYGGAGASYSAYGAMMYELERVDSGLRSAASVQGSLVMHPIHAFGSEEQRTRWLPGLASGELIGCFGLTEPDGGSDPGAMRTRARRDGSDFVLRGNKMWITNSPEADVAVVWAKDDEGVVRGFIVPTDTPGFSAPKIHRKQSLRASVTGEIVLDECRIPAANLLPGSAGLKSPLSCLTSARFGIAWGAMGALEAVLQATLDYAGSRVTFGQPIAARQLVQDKLARMATDHSLGLLMAWRLGALKDAGRMNYAQVSYAKRNNVRVALQGARLARELHGGNGITTEYPVIRHMLNLETVDTYEGTHDIHTLIIGRHLTGQSALG is encoded by the coding sequence ATGTTCGATGAATTCGCCGTGCATGACCTCCTCTCGTCCGAGGAACGCCTGATCCGCGAGAGTGTCCGTGCGTTCTGCGAAGCGGAACTGCTGCCGCAGGTGGCGGACTGGTGGGATGAGGGCTCACTGCCGGTGCGGGACGTCATGCGCCGTTTCGGGGGGATGGGCCTGCTGGGGCCCACCACGCCCGAGGCGTACGGCGGGGCGGGCGCGTCCTACAGCGCGTACGGCGCGATGATGTACGAACTCGAACGGGTGGACAGTGGGCTGCGCAGCGCGGCGAGCGTGCAGGGCAGCCTCGTGATGCATCCCATCCACGCGTTCGGCAGCGAGGAGCAGCGCACGCGCTGGCTGCCGGGCCTGGCGAGCGGGGAACTGATCGGCTGCTTCGGCCTGACCGAACCCGACGGTGGCAGTGATCCCGGCGCGATGCGCACCCGCGCCCGCCGCGACGGGAGCGACTTCGTCCTGAGGGGCAACAAGATGTGGATCACGAACAGCCCCGAGGCGGACGTGGCGGTCGTGTGGGCCAAGGACGACGAGGGCGTCGTGCGGGGCTTCATCGTGCCGACCGACACGCCGGGGTTCAGCGCCCCGAAGATCCACCGCAAGCAGAGCCTGCGCGCCAGCGTCACCGGGGAGATCGTGCTGGACGAGTGCCGCATTCCCGCCGCGAACCTGCTGCCCGGCAGCGCCGGCCTGAAGAGCCCGCTGTCGTGCCTGACCTCGGCGCGGTTCGGGATCGCGTGGGGCGCCATGGGCGCGCTGGAAGCCGTGTTGCAGGCCACGCTGGACTACGCGGGCAGCCGCGTGACCTTCGGGCAGCCCATCGCGGCGCGGCAGCTCGTGCAGGACAAACTGGCCCGCATGGCCACCGACCACAGCCTGGGCCTGCTGATGGCGTGGCGACTGGGCGCGCTGAAGGACGCCGGGCGCATGAACTACGCGCAGGTCAGTTACGCCAAACGCAACAACGTCCGCGTGGCGCTGCAGGGCGCGCGACTGGCCCGTGAACTGCACGGCGGGAACGGCATCACGACCGAGTACCCGGTGATCCGCCACATGCTGAACCTGGAAACGGTGGACACGTACGAGGGCACGCACGACATCCACACGCTGATCATCGGGCGGCACCTGACCGGTCAGAGCGCGCTGGGCTGA
- the urtD gene encoding urea ABC transporter ATP-binding protein UrtD, which produces MPSDTHEALLDVRDITVSFDGFKAITNLSLSIPKGSLRVLIGPNGAGKSTLLDTVIGKVRPDTGEVRFAGQVISKLPEHRIAALGICRKFQAPGVLEGLSVRENLLLTARRDKGVLGILKSPTRAEQDRADELLRLTGLAARADVPAASLAHGEKQWLEIGMVVAADPQLLLLDEPTAGMTAQETAQTAALIHTLAGRHTVLVIDHDMHFVELLNAPITVLHQGQVFREGDLHALRADPDVMEIYLGRPRELVAHD; this is translated from the coding sequence ATGCCGTCTGACACCCATGAAGCGCTGCTGGACGTGCGGGACATCACGGTGTCCTTCGACGGCTTCAAGGCCATCACGAACCTGAGCCTGTCCATCCCGAAAGGCAGCCTGCGCGTCCTGATCGGGCCGAACGGCGCGGGCAAGAGCACCCTGCTCGACACCGTGATCGGCAAGGTACGCCCCGACACTGGCGAGGTGCGCTTCGCCGGGCAGGTCATCTCGAAGCTGCCGGAACACCGCATCGCTGCTCTCGGCATCTGCCGCAAGTTCCAGGCGCCCGGCGTGCTGGAAGGCCTGAGCGTCCGCGAGAACCTGCTGCTCACCGCCCGCCGCGACAAGGGTGTGCTGGGCATCCTCAAATCCCCCACCCGCGCCGAGCAGGACCGCGCCGACGAACTGCTGCGCCTGACCGGCCTGGCCGCACGGGCCGACGTGCCCGCCGCCTCGCTGGCGCACGGCGAGAAGCAGTGGCTGGAGATCGGCATGGTCGTCGCCGCCGACCCGCAACTGCTGCTGCTGGACGAACCCACCGCCGGCATGACCGCGCAGGAGACCGCGCAGACCGCCGCCCTGATCCACACCCTGGCCGGGCGGCACACCGTGCTCGTGATCGACCACGACATGCACTTCGTGGAACTCCTGAACGCCCCGATCACGGTGCTGCACCAGGGACAGGTGTTCCGCGAGGGCGACCTGCACGCCCTGCGCGCCGACCCGGACGTCATGGAGATCTACCTGGGCCGACCCAGGGAACTGGTGGCCCATGACTGA
- a CDS encoding IS3 family transposase — MCRILDVSISGYYAARGRPESKRISKDRVLIEKIRTSFEESRGTYGALRIQADLKAQGEQVSRQRIRRLMRQAQLVARGKRKFRTTTKAKSSRPVAENILDRVFTADGPNQKWVTDITYVPTREGWLYLATVMDLYSRKIVGWALNERLQTPLVTAALEMAVARRNPPGGLLHHSDRGSQYTSDVYQQALDRLQAVQSMSEAGECWDNAVQESFFATLKTEMGLGEAQWDRAQTRTEVFEWIEVFYNRRRRHSSLGYQSPTAFEEQAYILN; from the coding sequence ATGTGCCGGATTCTGGACGTGAGCATCAGCGGGTACTACGCTGCGCGGGGAAGGCCGGAGAGCAAGAGGATCTCAAAAGACCGCGTGCTGATCGAGAAAATCAGGACCAGCTTCGAGGAAAGCCGGGGAACATACGGGGCGCTGCGCATCCAAGCCGACCTGAAGGCACAGGGAGAGCAGGTCAGTCGTCAGCGGATCAGGCGGCTCATGCGACAAGCACAGCTTGTCGCGCGTGGAAAGCGGAAGTTCCGGACGACGACGAAGGCGAAATCTTCGCGCCCAGTCGCAGAAAACATTCTTGATCGGGTGTTCACTGCGGACGGCCCGAATCAGAAGTGGGTCACGGACATCACGTATGTCCCCACCCGTGAAGGCTGGTTGTACCTGGCGACGGTCATGGACCTGTACTCGAGGAAAATTGTCGGCTGGGCGCTGAATGAGCGACTTCAGACGCCGCTGGTCACAGCGGCGTTGGAGATGGCGGTGGCTCGTCGGAACCCACCAGGCGGACTCCTGCATCATTCGGATCGAGGGAGCCAGTATACGAGCGATGTGTACCAGCAGGCGCTGGACAGATTGCAGGCCGTTCAGAGTATGAGCGAGGCAGGAGAATGCTGGGATAACGCTGTCCAGGAAAGCTTTTTTGCGACATTGAAGACGGAGATGGGGCTTGGCGAAGCGCAGTGGGACCGTGCCCAGACACGGACAGAGGTGTTCGAGTGGATTGAAGTGTTCTATAACCGTCGCCGTCGTCACTCGTCGTTGGGGTATCAGTCACCGACGGCCTTCGAGGAGCAGGCTTACATCCTGAACTGA
- the ilvD gene encoding dihydroxy-acid dehydratase: MPTYRSRTTTEGRNMAGARALWRATGMQEGDFQKPIIAVVNSFTQFVPGHVHLKDLGQLVAREIEAAGGVAKEFNTIAVDDGIAMGHDGMLYSLPSRELIADSVEYMVNAHCADAMVCISNCDKITPGMLMAALRLNIPVVFVSGGPMEAGKILLKDTMHSLDLVDAMVMAADDSVSDEEVLSVERSACPTCGSCSGMFTANSMNCLTEALGLSLPGNGSVLATHADRQALFKRAGHVIVDLAKRYYEGDDESALPRNIATFQAFENAMTLDIAMGGSTNTVLHLLAAAHEAGVDFTMQDIDRLSRRVPVLCKVAPAKNDVHMEDVHRAGGIMGILGQLDDAGLLNRDVHSVHAPSLTDALNRWDVKRTDDEATHTFFRAAPGGVPTQLAFSQARRYTALDLDREKGVIRSAEHAFSQDGGLAVLYGNLAEDGCIVKTAGVDESILKFTGTARVFESQDAAVDAILDGTVTAGEVVLIRYEGPKGGPGMQEMLYPTSYLKSKGLGKDCALVTDGRFSGGSSGLSIGHVSPEAAEGGTIGLVQTGDVIEIDIPERRIHLAVDDAELAARRQRQQELGWHPAEARPRKITGALRAYASMTTSAARGAVRNI, encoded by the coding sequence ATGCCCACGTACCGTTCCCGCACCACCACCGAAGGCCGCAACATGGCCGGAGCCCGCGCGCTGTGGCGGGCCACCGGCATGCAGGAAGGCGACTTCCAGAAACCGATCATCGCGGTCGTCAACTCGTTCACGCAGTTCGTGCCCGGCCACGTGCACCTCAAGGACCTCGGGCAGCTGGTCGCTCGGGAGATCGAGGCGGCGGGCGGCGTCGCCAAGGAATTCAACACGATCGCCGTGGACGACGGGATCGCCATGGGTCACGACGGCATGCTGTACTCCCTGCCCAGCCGGGAACTGATCGCCGACAGCGTCGAGTACATGGTGAACGCCCACTGCGCCGACGCGATGGTGTGCATCAGCAACTGCGACAAGATCACCCCCGGCATGCTGATGGCCGCGCTGCGCCTGAACATCCCCGTGGTGTTCGTGTCCGGCGGGCCCATGGAAGCCGGGAAGATCCTCCTGAAGGACACGATGCACTCGCTGGACCTCGTGGACGCCATGGTCATGGCCGCCGACGACAGCGTCAGCGACGAGGAGGTCCTGAGCGTCGAGCGTAGCGCCTGCCCCACCTGCGGGTCCTGCTCGGGGATGTTCACCGCGAACTCCATGAACTGCCTGACCGAGGCGCTGGGCCTGTCCCTGCCCGGCAACGGGTCGGTGCTCGCCACGCACGCCGACCGGCAGGCGCTGTTCAAACGCGCCGGACACGTCATCGTGGACCTCGCCAAGCGCTACTACGAGGGCGACGACGAGTCCGCGCTGCCGCGCAACATCGCCACCTTCCAGGCCTTCGAGAACGCCATGACGCTGGATATCGCCATGGGCGGCAGCACCAACACCGTGCTGCACCTGCTGGCGGCCGCGCACGAGGCGGGCGTGGACTTCACCATGCAGGACATCGACCGCCTGTCGCGCCGCGTGCCGGTGCTGTGCAAGGTCGCGCCCGCCAAGAACGACGTGCACATGGAAGACGTGCACCGCGCCGGGGGCATCATGGGCATCCTGGGCCAGCTGGACGACGCGGGCCTGCTGAACCGCGACGTACACAGCGTCCACGCGCCCAGCCTGACGGACGCCCTGAACCGCTGGGACGTCAAGCGCACGGATGACGAGGCGACGCACACCTTCTTCCGCGCCGCGCCCGGCGGGGTGCCCACCCAGCTGGCGTTCTCGCAGGCCCGGCGGTACACCGCGCTGGACCTCGACCGCGAGAAGGGCGTCATCCGCAGCGCCGAGCACGCCTTCTCGCAGGACGGCGGGCTGGCCGTGCTGTACGGCAACCTCGCCGAGGACGGCTGCATCGTCAAGACCGCCGGGGTGGACGAGAGCATCCTGAAATTCACCGGGACCGCCCGCGTGTTCGAGTCGCAGGACGCCGCCGTGGACGCGATCCTCGACGGCACGGTGACCGCTGGCGAGGTCGTCCTGATCCGCTACGAGGGCCCCAAGGGCGGCCCCGGCATGCAGGAGATGCTGTACCCCACCAGCTACCTGAAATCCAAGGGCCTGGGCAAGGACTGCGCGCTCGTCACGGACGGCCGCTTCTCGGGCGGGTCGTCGGGCCTGTCCATCGGGCACGTGTCCCCCGAGGCGGCCGAGGGCGGCACCATCGGTCTGGTGCAGACCGGGGACGTGATCGAGATCGACATCCCCGAGCGGCGCATTCACCTCGCGGTGGACGACGCCGAACTCGCCGCGCGGCGCCAGCGGCAGCAGGAACTCGGCTGGCACCCCGCCGAGGCGCGCCCCCGCAAGATCACCGGTGCGCTGCGCGCCTACGCCAGCATGACCACCAGCGCGGCACGCGGCGCCGTCCGGAACATCTGA
- the trxC gene encoding thioredoxin TrxC codes for MSDVLTCAACGAKNRVTTVPAGQVPGCARCGASLPWLINGTDATFAGDVQADVPVVVDFWAPWCGPCRVIGPVLEDLARERAGKLKIVKVNVDEHPRAPGDHAVQGIPTLLLFRGGKLVGRQVGAVPKATLSAWIDAN; via the coding sequence ATGAGCGACGTGCTGACCTGCGCCGCGTGCGGCGCGAAGAACCGCGTGACGACCGTTCCCGCCGGACAGGTGCCGGGCTGTGCCCGCTGCGGCGCGTCACTGCCGTGGCTGATCAACGGCACCGACGCCACCTTCGCTGGGGACGTGCAGGCGGACGTGCCGGTCGTGGTGGACTTCTGGGCGCCCTGGTGCGGCCCGTGCCGCGTGATCGGCCCCGTCCTGGAGGACCTCGCCCGGGAACGCGCCGGGAAGCTGAAGATCGTGAAGGTGAACGTGGACGAGCACCCCCGCGCGCCGGGCGACCACGCCGTGCAGGGCATCCCCACCCTGCTGCTGTTCCGGGGCGGGAAGCTGGTGGGGCGCCAGGTGGGGGCCGTGCCGAAAGCCACGCTGAGCGCCTGGATCGACGCGAACTGA
- a CDS encoding GGDEF domain-containing protein, giving the protein MSDAAPAPGSGTAQAVQNLTRHVARVALQYAGPQGLLDEVRARLDGLGGHLGRPGQPGGTLVVARGVPVARLCLPDPDAATEAALEDLALFLTPLLEALALRALAADLGRVNSWVARQDDPEAALDRVTDFLCTLGAAGLPAGVAGVEVRLVPHPAPTPLSGLLLPLTGRYRARQALQVTPAPHWTLEEQRAAAAATRQLALVTERLSAERRLETLLSLQRQLDSVPAEDLYQPLLDAAVQLVPGAQGGSLLVRRGDTFHFGAVSGYDTGPLRDVTFPWQHTRDTWYGLGADAWRRGVPRVLGREGVIRNGVGYDREGERVEGLLPEVEHLQSVVAVPVLFGDEVYALINLDSFTDPDAFDADALRVTQAFGSMASLLIHEAQRHAQIQAAARTDALTGLGNRRAFNEALEQAVQAAGRDAAPALALLVLDLRGFKGINDQLGHARGDEGLRRVAALLREEVRGSDQLFRWGGDEFAALLPGSDLTQGLGAARRVTQAMNALSIGRLPLRATIGVASLRPGGTAETLLQDADAAMYAAKARGEPIAVAGRSD; this is encoded by the coding sequence ATGAGTGACGCGGCGCCCGCTCCAGGGTCAGGCACAGCGCAGGCCGTTCAGAACCTGACGCGGCACGTCGCGCGGGTCGCGCTGCAGTACGCCGGCCCCCAGGGCCTGCTGGACGAGGTCCGCGCGCGCCTGGACGGACTGGGCGGTCACCTGGGGCGCCCCGGACAGCCGGGCGGCACGCTGGTCGTGGCGCGGGGCGTGCCCGTCGCGCGGCTGTGCCTGCCGGACCCGGACGCCGCCACCGAGGCCGCACTGGAGGACCTGGCGCTGTTCCTCACCCCGCTGCTGGAGGCGCTGGCCCTCCGCGCTCTGGCGGCGGACCTGGGCCGCGTGAACAGCTGGGTGGCGCGCCAGGACGATCCCGAGGCGGCCCTGGACCGCGTGACGGACTTCCTGTGCACGCTGGGCGCCGCTGGCCTGCCCGCGGGAGTTGCGGGCGTGGAGGTCCGGCTCGTGCCGCATCCCGCCCCGACCCCCCTGAGTGGCCTGCTTCTCCCGCTGACCGGGCGGTACCGGGCGCGGCAGGCCCTGCAGGTGACCCCGGCGCCCCACTGGACGCTGGAGGAGCAGCGGGCCGCGGCGGCCGCCACCCGGCAACTCGCGCTGGTCACCGAGCGGCTGTCGGCCGAGCGGCGCCTGGAGACCCTGCTGAGCCTACAGCGGCAGCTGGACAGCGTGCCGGCCGAGGACCTGTACCAGCCGCTGCTGGACGCGGCGGTGCAGCTCGTGCCCGGCGCGCAGGGCGGCAGTCTGCTCGTGCGGCGGGGCGACACCTTTCATTTCGGGGCGGTGTCCGGGTACGACACGGGCCCGCTGCGGGACGTGACGTTTCCGTGGCAGCACACCCGTGACACCTGGTACGGCCTGGGCGCCGACGCGTGGCGCCGGGGCGTGCCGCGCGTTCTGGGGCGGGAGGGCGTGATCCGCAACGGCGTCGGGTACGACCGCGAGGGTGAACGGGTGGAGGGGCTCCTGCCGGAGGTCGAGCACCTGCAGAGCGTGGTGGCGGTCCCGGTCCTGTTCGGCGACGAGGTGTACGCCCTGATCAACCTGGATTCGTTCACGGACCCCGACGCGTTCGACGCGGACGCGCTGCGCGTCACGCAGGCGTTCGGGAGCATGGCGTCCCTGCTGATCCACGAGGCGCAGCGGCACGCGCAGATTCAGGCGGCGGCCCGCACCGACGCCCTGACCGGCCTGGGCAACCGCCGCGCGTTCAACGAGGCCCTCGAGCAGGCCGTGCAGGCCGCCGGGCGGGACGCGGCCCCGGCGCTGGCGCTGCTCGTGCTGGACCTGCGGGGCTTCAAGGGCATCAACGATCAGCTGGGGCACGCCCGGGGTGACGAGGGACTGCGCCGGGTCGCGGCGCTGCTGCGCGAGGAGGTGCGCGGCAGCGACCAGTTGTTCCGCTGGGGCGGCGACGAGTTCGCGGCGCTGCTGCCCGGCAGTGACCTGACGCAGGGACTGGGCGCCGCGCGGCGCGTGACGCAGGCGATGAACGCCCTGAGTATCGGGAGGTTGCCGCTGCGCGCCACGATCGGCGTGGCGTCCCTGCGCCCGGGCGGCACCGCCGAAACGCTGCTGCAGGACGCCGACGCCGCCATGTACGCCGCCAAGGCACGCGGCGAGCCGATCGCCGTGGCCGGAAGGAGCGACTGA
- a CDS encoding ISAs1 family transposase: MTLDAAYTERELTTRSDEAGGAYLVPLKNNTRSLKEWAMFAFTYLAHDHVVDVERSSGEVWERRTSVITHAQVPDDIREGLCGVQTLIRREHQVTRRDGTRRVEVRYAVSSRLLTAQEAERIWRGHWGIKNGSHHCRDVVPHEDACRLRKEAQGRAMLNGVMVALLSGQTRQVTALVRRLTLDPLLALQLLIPDLASR, encoded by the coding sequence GTGACGTTGGACGCCGCCTACACCGAGCGGGAACTCACCACTCGAAGCGACGAGGCAGGCGGAGCCTACCTCGTCCCCCTCAAGAACAACACCCGCTCGCTCAAGGAATGGGCGATGTTCGCGTTCACGTACCTGGCGCACGATCACGTCGTGGACGTCGAGCGGAGCAGTGGAGAAGTCTGGGAGCGGCGTACGTCAGTGATCACCCACGCGCAGGTCCCGGACGACATCAGGGAAGGGTTGTGTGGCGTGCAGACGTTGATCCGTCGTGAGCATCAGGTCACGCGCCGCGATGGCACACGACGGGTCGAGGTGCGGTATGCCGTCAGCAGCCGGCTGCTGACGGCTCAGGAAGCGGAGCGCATCTGGCGCGGTCACTGGGGCATCAAGAATGGAAGCCACCATTGCCGGGATGTCGTGCCGCACGAGGATGCGTGTCGGTTGCGCAAAGAAGCACAGGGACGGGCGATGCTCAATGGCGTGATGGTCGCGCTACTCAGTGGACAGACCCGTCAGGTGACGGCACTGGTGCGTCGCTTGACCCTTGATCCGCTGCTCGCTCTTCAACTCCTGATTCCAGACCTCGCGTCAAGATAA
- a CDS encoding DUF305 domain-containing protein has protein sequence MKLMTVLLAAALSVSPALAQTGHSGHSGHAMPGMTAPQGPNLNALSGQAFDRAYLSMMIAHHQGALDMARAAQPRLKDRQVKTWAAAVVKDQTREITLMTGWLKALGGVDPAARSHMQGMMAGMVAPLKTAADADRAFVQGMLPHHQGALEMAGVALARSGDARVLKLSRDIVRAQADEMYAYRLWLRR, from the coding sequence ATGAAACTGATGACCGTCCTGCTGGCCGCCGCGCTGTCCGTCTCGCCTGCCCTGGCGCAGACCGGTCACTCCGGTCACTCCGGTCACGCCATGCCCGGCATGACCGCCCCGCAGGGACCGAACCTGAACGCGCTGAGTGGTCAGGCCTTCGACCGGGCGTACCTGAGCATGATGATCGCGCACCACCAGGGGGCGCTGGACATGGCGCGCGCCGCGCAGCCGCGCCTGAAGGACAGGCAGGTGAAGACCTGGGCGGCGGCGGTCGTGAAGGATCAGACCCGCGAGATCACCCTGATGACCGGCTGGCTGAAGGCCCTGGGCGGCGTGGACCCTGCGGCCCGCTCGCACATGCAGGGCATGATGGCGGGCATGGTCGCCCCGCTGAAGACGGCGGCGGACGCCGACCGGGCGTTCGTGCAGGGCATGCTGCCGCACCACCAGGGGGCGCTGGAGATGGCGGGCGTGGCCCTGGCGCGCAGCGGCGACGCGCGGGTGCTGAAGCTCTCGCGGGACATCGTGCGGGCCCAGGCGGACGAGATGTACGCCTACCGGCTGTGGCTGCGGCGCTGA
- the urtE gene encoding urea ABC transporter ATP-binding subunit UrtE: MLKLEGVTAAYGQSPVLFGVDLTVADAEAVTLIGRNGVGKTTLLRAITGLHPVTGGGVRLNGAQVEREAAFTRARSGLAYVPQGRGLFGHLTVEENLLMGLPALSGRPVTRREIPELVYDLFPICRDMAGRRAGNLSGGQQQQVAIGRALVTQPRYLLLDEPTEGIQPSVVQEIEVALTRIRTELRVAVLLVEQYLDFAWAFADRYYVMQKGRVVETGATADTPTHAVQRYLGV; encoded by the coding sequence ATGCTGAAACTGGAAGGCGTCACCGCCGCGTACGGACAGAGCCCCGTCCTGTTCGGCGTCGACCTGACCGTCGCCGACGCCGAGGCCGTCACCCTGATCGGCCGCAACGGCGTGGGCAAGACCACCCTGCTGCGCGCCATCACCGGCCTGCACCCGGTCACGGGCGGCGGGGTGCGCCTGAACGGCGCGCAGGTCGAGCGGGAAGCCGCGTTCACCCGCGCCCGCAGCGGGCTGGCGTACGTGCCGCAGGGGCGCGGCCTGTTCGGGCACCTGACCGTCGAGGAGAACCTCCTGATGGGCCTCCCGGCACTGTCGGGCCGACCGGTCACCCGGCGTGAGATTCCCGAACTCGTGTACGACCTCTTTCCCATCTGCCGCGACATGGCCGGCCGCCGCGCCGGAAACCTGTCCGGCGGGCAGCAGCAGCAGGTCGCCATCGGCCGCGCCCTGGTCACGCAACCACGCTACCTGCTGCTCGACGAACCCACCGAGGGCATCCAGCCCAGCGTCGTGCAGGAGATCGAAGTGGCCCTGACCCGCATCCGCACCGAACTGCGTGTCGCCGTGCTGCTCGTCGAGCAGTACCTCGACTTCGCGTGGGCCTTCGCCGACCGCTACTACGTCATGCAGAAGGGCCGCGTCGTCGAGACCGGGGCCACCGCCGACACGCCGACCCACGCCGTCCAGCGCTACCTGGGGGTGTAA
- a CDS encoding IS3 family transposase, with amino-acid sequence MTPAERRAAARQLVAAQVKPERACLLVGIPRSTWYDRPKPRHDGDLRQRIRDLALVHPRRGYRFIHALLVQEGHRINRKKVRRIWREEHLTVTTTRRKKIRTGASVPMQAAYPDHVWTYDTDSVCFVDNPEPHRVANSTPGTRFSPTRSARIERLCQPFNRSPYDFLFDQTFGGTTLKILTLTDEFTCESLALRVAESFTSLDVKDVLQDVIAARGAPRFILNW; translated from the coding sequence GTGACGCCCGCCGAGAGACGGGCAGCAGCGAGGCAACTCGTTGCCGCCCAGGTCAAGCCCGAACGGGCTTGCCTCCTAGTGGGCATTCCCAGATCCACCTGGTACGACCGTCCGAAGCCGCGTCACGATGGGGATCTCCGGCAGCGCATTCGCGACCTGGCCCTTGTGCATCCTCGACGCGGGTACCGGTTCATTCACGCGCTGCTCGTCCAGGAGGGACATCGCATCAACCGGAAGAAGGTCCGGCGCATCTGGCGCGAGGAGCACCTGACGGTCACGACCACACGCCGGAAGAAGATCCGCACTGGGGCGAGTGTTCCCATGCAGGCCGCGTACCCCGACCACGTGTGGACGTATGATACGGATTCCGTCTGTTTCGTTGACAACCCGGAACCACACCGGGTTGCCAACTCCACGCCCGGAACCCGTTTTTCTCCCACTCGCTCCGCTCGGATTGAACGGCTTTGTCAGCCATTCAATCGGAGTCCGTATGACTTCCTGTTCGACCAGACGTTCGGGGGGACAACGCTGAAGATCCTGACGCTGACCGACGAGTTCACTTGTGAATCCCTGGCGCTGCGGGTGGCGGAGTCCTTCACATCCCTGGATGTGAAGGACGTGCTTCAGGACGTCATCGCGGCGCGTGGTGCACCCAGATTCATTTTGAACTGGTGA
- a CDS encoding transposase gives MKNRQFSEDQIIKLLQDAKKGEKSVEDLCRDFGCSPASFYAWKKKYGETTAGEAKRRLGQNSTRMGLGRFASSRKRTPAC, from the coding sequence ATGAAAAACCGGCAGTTCAGCGAAGATCAGATCATCAAATTGCTCCAGGACGCCAAAAAGGGCGAGAAGTCAGTCGAGGACCTGTGCCGTGACTTCGGCTGCAGTCCGGCGTCCTTTTACGCCTGGAAGAAGAAGTACGGCGAGACCACCGCTGGCGAAGCCAAACGGCGTCTTGGCCAGAACAGCACCCGTATGGGGCTTGGCCGCTTCGCCAGCTCGAGAAAGAGAACGCCCGCCTGCTGA
- a CDS encoding transposase: MSVPKQQFTAEFKQEAVRLVRTTGKSCAQIARDLGVPPHYVXRWKQQQDTQTASGRPAFTGXGIPALSPQEARLKELERELEIARXERDILKKALXXLGQNSXRMGLGRFFAKQP, from the coding sequence ATGTCCGTACCCAAGCAGCAATTCACCGCTGAGTTCAAACAAGAAGCCGTCCGGTTGGTTCGCACGACCGGAAAGAGTTGCGCCCAGATTGCCCGCGATCTCGGCGTTCCCCCTCACTACGTCSTCCGGTGGAAGCAGCAGCAGGACACCCAGACGGCCTCCGGCCGCCCAGCCTTCACCGGGSGGGGAATCCCCGCCCTTTCACCACAGGAGGCTCGCCTTAAGGAACTGGAGCGGGAGCTGGAAATTGCRCGACMGGAACGGGATATCCTGAAAAAAGCSCTGGSCTGKCTTGGCCAGAACAGCMCCCGTATGGGGCTTGGCCGCTTCTTCGCCAAGCAACCCTGA